CTCCGGATTCTCCAGGGTGGTGCGGATGAGGACGCGGATGCTAGCTTCGTCGTCGGCCACCAGGATGGTCTTCATGGCCTCCCCCTTGCCGCCGGCGGCGGACACCGAGGCGGCGCGCAGGCTCTTATCTCCACCCTACGAGGGTCGGCGGCGAAAGGAGCCGCCGCCGGTGTAAAATGAGCGCACTTTCGCCCGCTTCAGGAATGGTCTCGTTCCGGGAATCGGCGGGATTTGCTTGGCGCGCCCCGTCTCTGGAAAAATAGAGGACTTCACGCATGCCGGCGTTGGGCACTTTCGCGCTTCTTCTTGGGTTGGCGCTTGCGGTCTATTCTCTGGTCGCCGGGACCCTGGCCCTGCTGCGCGTGCACGAGAATGCCGACCGCCTGGGCGAGACCGCGCGCCGCGCCGGCATCGGCGTCTTCCTTGCCGTCAGCGTGGCCATGCTGGCCCTCATCACCGCCACCTACCAGAACGATTTCTCCGTCGCTTACATCTTCCATCACAGCAACCGCGCCCTGCCCCTGATCTACAAGTTCAGCGCCCTGTGGTCGGGCCAGGAGGGCTCCCTGCTGTTCTGGGCCTTCCTGCTCTCCGCCTACGGCTTCGTGCTGCGGGTGCGTCACCGGGTGGACGTCCGGCTGGTGGCCCACGCCTCCGTCATCCTGGCGGCGGTGCAGGTCTTCTTCCTGCTGCTGCTGAACGTGGCGGCGAATCCTTTCGCCATGATGGTGGGCAACCTGCCTGCGGACGGCAACGGACTCAATCCCCTGCTGCAGTATCCCGAGATGGTCATCCACCCGCCCATGCTCTATCTGGGCTACGTGGGCTTCAGCGTGCCCTTCGCCTTCGCCCTGGGCGCGCTCATCATGCGCTACCCCGGCGAGAAGTGGATCCACATCACCCGCCGCTGGACCATGGTGACCTGGCTCTTTCTCTCCTGCGGCATCGTGCTGGGCATGCACTGGGCCTACAGCGTGCTGGGCTGGGGCGGCTACTGGGGCTGGGACCCGGTGGAGAGCGCCTCCTTTTTCCCCTGGCTCACCGGCACCGCCTTCCTGCACTCGGTGATGATGCAGGAGAAGCGCGGCATGATGAAGGTGTGGAACGTGTGGCTGATCTTCTGCACCTTCCTGCTGTGCATCTTTGGCACCCTGCTCACCCGCTCCGGCATCGTGAGTTCGGTGCACGCCTTCGCCCAGTCTTCGATCGGTACCTGGTTCTTCGTCTTCCTGGGCCTGGTCGTCGTTGCTTGCCTCTTCTTCTTCTTCAAGAACTACGACCACCTGAAGAGCGAGAACAAGCTGGAGTCGCTGGTCTCGCGCGAGTCCAGCTTCCTGTTCAACAACCTGCTCTTCCTGGCCGCCTGTTTCACCGTGCTCTGGGGGACGCTCTTCCCGGTGCTCTCGGAAGCGGTCACCGACCACAAGATCACGGTGGGCCCGCCCTTCTTCAACCGGGTGATGATCCCGGTGGCGCTGCTGCTGCTGCTGCTCACCGGCGTGGGCCCGCTGCTGGCCTGGCGCAGCACCTCGCTGGAAAGCCTGAAGCGCAACTTCACCTGGCCGGCGCTGGGCGGCCTGGCGGTGGCCCTGCTGCTGGTACTCTTCGGCATGCGCCCCTGGCGCGAGCTGGCCGCCTTCTATTCCTGGACCGCCATCTCCCTGGGCATGATGGTGGCGCTCACCATCCTGAGCGAGTTCTGGCGCGGGGCCCGCGTCATCGCCTCCCACACCGGCAGTAGCCTGGCGGGCGGGGTGGTGCTGCTCACCCGCCGCAACACCCGCCGCTACGGCGGCTACCTGGTGCACTTCGGCATCGTGCTCATGTTCCTGGGCTTCGCGGGCGCCGCCTTCAACCAGGAAAAAGAGCAGGAGATGGGCTTCGGCGACAGGATGACCCTGGGTCCCTACACCCTGGTCTGCCGCTCCTACACCCAGTCGGAGAACTACGGCAGCGGGTCCCCGCGGGGTACCGACCAGCCCAACTATTCCAGCGAGTCCGCCATCCTCGATGTCTACCGCGGCGGCCGGCAGATCGCCACCATGTATCCCGAGCGGCGCTTCTACACCGCCAGCGAGCAGACCGCGACTATGGTGGCCAATCGCTCCGGCCTGGCGCAGGACCTTTACCTGGTCTACGCCGGACGCAACCAGGACA
This portion of the Terriglobales bacterium genome encodes:
- a CDS encoding heme lyase CcmF/NrfE family subunit, which gives rise to MPALGTFALLLGLALAVYSLVAGTLALLRVHENADRLGETARRAGIGVFLAVSVAMLALITATYQNDFSVAYIFHHSNRALPLIYKFSALWSGQEGSLLFWAFLLSAYGFVLRVRHRVDVRLVAHASVILAAVQVFFLLLLNVAANPFAMMVGNLPADGNGLNPLLQYPEMVIHPPMLYLGYVGFSVPFAFALGALIMRYPGEKWIHITRRWTMVTWLFLSCGIVLGMHWAYSVLGWGGYWGWDPVESASFFPWLTGTAFLHSVMMQEKRGMMKVWNVWLIFCTFLLCIFGTLLTRSGIVSSVHAFAQSSIGTWFFVFLGLVVVACLFFFFKNYDHLKSENKLESLVSRESSFLFNNLLFLAACFTVLWGTLFPVLSEAVTDHKITVGPPFFNRVMIPVALLLLLLTGVGPLLAWRSTSLESLKRNFTWPALGGLAVALLLVLFGMRPWRELAAFYSWTAISLGMMVALTILSEFWRGARVIASHTGSSLAGGVVLLTRRNTRRYGGYLVHFGIVLMFLGFAGAAFNQEKEQEMGFGDRMTLGPYTLVCRSYTQSENYGSGSPRGTDQPNYSSESAILDVYRGGRQIATMYPERRFYTASEQTATMVANRSGLAQDLYLVYAGRNQDTERPIIRAHLNPLVVWIWIGFFVVLFGTLVALVPPLPASKLAPARAPASGKRRAAPVEVSD